Proteins from one Mycobacterium sp. SMC-2 genomic window:
- a CDS encoding ATP-dependent helicase, which translates to MTTRDPLGRFSAITREWFGTTFAAPTTAQAEAWDAIADGDNTLVIAPTGSGKTLAAFLWAIDNLAGSAARPAGTRVLYVSPLKALAVDVERNLRTPLAGLTRIAERHGLPPPDISVGVRSGDTPPAERRRLIARPPDVLITTPESLFLMLTSAARETLAGVQTVIVDEIHAIAAGKRGAHLALSLERLDELREGPPAQRIGLSATVRPPEELARFLSGQQPTTIVAPPAAKTVELTVQVPVPDMANLANTSPLAGGTPSIWPDVEARLVDLIEAHKSTIVFANSRRLAERLTARLNEIHAERCGVGLSGESNPKVAGGAPAHLMGSGQTYGADPLLARAHHGSVSKEQRALVEEDLKRGLLKAVVATSSLELGIDMGAVDLVIQVEAPPSVASGLQRIGRAGHQVGEVSRGVLFPKHRTDLIGCAVTVQRMLTGEIETMRVPANPLDILAQQTVAAAALEPLNADRWFDTVRRAAPFATLPRSVYEATLDLLSGKYPSTEFAELRPRLVYERDTGTLTARPGAQRLAVTSGGTIPDRGMFTVYLASEAEKPSRVGELDEEMVYESRPGDVISLGATSWRITEITHDRVLVIPAPGQPARLPFWRGDDAGRPAELGAALGALTGELAGLHREAFETRCAGLGFDAYATDNMWALLDEQRTAAGVVPTDTTLLVERFRDELGDWRVILHSPYGLRVNGPLALAVGRRLRERYGIDEKPTASDDGIVVRLPDTGDTPPGAELFVFDADEIDPVVTAELGGSALFASRFRECAARALLLPRRHPGRRSPLWHQRQRAAQLLDVARKYPDFPVVLETIRECLQDVYDVPALVALMAGIAQRKVRVVEAETPRPSPFAASLLFGYVGAFMYEGDTPLAERRAAALSLDSTLLAELLGRVELRELLDPDVIAATGRQLQHLSEDRAVRDAEGVADLLRLLGPMTEEEVAARAGGAEVGGWLEGLLAARRALPVSFAGRSWWVAIEDIGRLRDGVGAPVPLGVPAAFTEAVADPLGELLGRYARTHTPFTTAEAAARFGLGLRVTADVLGRLAADGRLVRGDFIAAAEIASGGEQWCDAEVLRVLRRRSLAALRAQVEPVSTAAYGRFLPAWHQVPGGHSGLDGLMSVIDQLAGVRLPASAIEPLVLGPRVRDYSPAMLDELLATGEVTWSGAGSISAGDGWVALHVSESAPLTLAGPADIDFTDAHRAILDTLAGGGAYFFRQLAQSPIPDAELKTALWELIWAGWVTGDTFAPVRAVLGGVGNRRRSAPAHRSHRPPRLSRYSVAHAQSRPTDPTVAGRWSAVSAPEPDSTVRAHYQAELLLGRHGVLTRGAVATEGVTGGFATLYKVLSTFEEAGRCQRGYFVESLGGAQFAVASTVDRLRSYSEGIDPERPEYRAVVLAAADPANPYGAALPWPASSGDGARPGRKAGALVVLVDGHLGWFLERGGRSLLTFTDDPAAHGAAAAALADLVSSRRVASILVERIDGTPALQPQPGGPNPVAEALAEAGFARTPRGLRLR; encoded by the coding sequence GTGACCACCCGTGACCCGCTAGGCCGGTTCAGCGCGATCACGCGCGAATGGTTCGGCACGACGTTCGCCGCGCCGACGACCGCGCAGGCCGAGGCCTGGGACGCCATCGCCGACGGCGACAACACGCTGGTGATCGCGCCGACCGGATCCGGCAAGACGCTCGCGGCGTTCCTGTGGGCCATAGACAACCTCGCCGGCTCGGCCGCGCGGCCGGCCGGCACCCGCGTGCTCTACGTCTCCCCGCTCAAGGCGCTGGCCGTCGACGTCGAACGCAACCTGCGCACCCCGCTGGCGGGGCTCACCCGCATCGCCGAGCGGCACGGCCTGCCGCCGCCCGACATCAGCGTCGGCGTCCGCTCCGGCGACACCCCGCCCGCCGAACGCCGTCGGCTCATCGCGCGACCCCCCGACGTGCTGATCACCACGCCGGAGTCGTTGTTCTTGATGCTCACCTCGGCCGCGCGCGAAACCCTGGCCGGCGTGCAGACGGTGATCGTCGACGAGATCCACGCCATCGCCGCCGGCAAGCGCGGCGCGCATCTGGCGCTGTCGCTGGAGCGCCTCGACGAGCTGCGGGAGGGGCCGCCCGCGCAGCGCATCGGGTTGTCGGCGACGGTGCGCCCGCCCGAGGAGCTCGCCCGGTTCCTGTCCGGACAGCAACCCACGACCATCGTCGCTCCTCCGGCAGCCAAGACCGTCGAGCTGACGGTGCAGGTGCCGGTGCCCGACATGGCCAACCTGGCCAACACTTCCCCGCTAGCGGGAGGTACCCCCAGCATCTGGCCCGACGTCGAGGCGCGGCTGGTCGACCTGATCGAAGCGCACAAGTCGACCATCGTGTTCGCCAATTCGCGCCGGCTGGCCGAGCGGCTCACCGCGCGGCTCAACGAGATTCATGCCGAACGCTGCGGCGTGGGCCTGTCGGGCGAGAGCAACCCGAAGGTGGCGGGCGGGGCGCCCGCCCACCTCATGGGCAGCGGCCAGACCTACGGCGCCGACCCGCTACTGGCGCGCGCCCACCACGGCTCGGTCAGCAAGGAGCAGCGGGCCCTGGTCGAAGAGGACCTCAAGCGCGGGCTGCTCAAGGCCGTGGTGGCCACGTCGAGCCTGGAGCTGGGCATCGACATGGGCGCCGTCGACCTGGTGATCCAGGTGGAGGCGCCGCCGTCGGTGGCCAGCGGCCTGCAACGCATCGGGCGGGCCGGTCACCAGGTCGGCGAGGTGTCCCGGGGGGTGCTGTTCCCCAAGCACCGCACCGACCTGATCGGCTGCGCGGTGACCGTGCAGCGCATGCTGACCGGCGAGATCGAAACGATGCGGGTGCCCGCCAACCCGCTGGACATCCTGGCGCAGCAGACGGTGGCGGCCGCCGCGCTGGAGCCGCTGAACGCCGACCGGTGGTTCGACACGGTGCGGAGGGCCGCCCCCTTCGCGACGCTGCCGCGCAGCGTGTACGAGGCCACCCTCGACCTGCTGTCGGGCAAGTACCCGTCCACCGAGTTCGCCGAGCTGCGGCCCCGGCTGGTCTACGAGCGGGACACCGGCACGCTGACCGCGCGGCCCGGCGCGCAGCGGCTGGCCGTCACCTCCGGCGGCACCATCCCCGATCGCGGCATGTTCACGGTCTACCTCGCCAGCGAAGCGGAAAAGCCGTCGCGGGTGGGCGAACTGGACGAGGAGATGGTGTACGAGTCCCGGCCCGGCGACGTGATCTCGCTGGGCGCCACCAGTTGGCGGATCACCGAGATCACCCACGACCGGGTCCTGGTGATTCCCGCGCCCGGCCAGCCGGCCCGATTGCCGTTCTGGCGCGGCGACGACGCCGGGCGCCCGGCGGAGCTGGGCGCCGCGCTGGGGGCGTTGACCGGCGAACTGGCGGGGCTGCACCGCGAAGCATTCGAAACCCGTTGTGCGGGGTTGGGTTTCGATGCCTACGCGACCGACAACATGTGGGCGCTGCTCGACGAGCAGCGCACCGCCGCCGGGGTGGTTCCCACCGATACCACCCTGCTGGTCGAGCGGTTTCGCGACGAACTGGGCGACTGGCGGGTGATCCTGCACTCGCCGTATGGGCTGCGGGTGAACGGGCCGCTGGCGCTGGCGGTGGGCCGCCGGCTGCGCGAACGCTACGGAATCGACGAGAAGCCGACCGCCTCCGACGACGGCATCGTGGTGCGATTGCCCGACACCGGCGACACCCCGCCCGGCGCCGAACTGTTCGTCTTCGACGCCGACGAGATCGATCCCGTCGTCACCGCCGAGTTGGGCGGGTCGGCGCTGTTCGCGTCGCGGTTCCGGGAATGCGCGGCCCGCGCGCTGCTGCTGCCGCGGCGCCACCCCGGCCGCCGGTCGCCGCTGTGGCACCAGCGACAGCGGGCCGCCCAACTGCTGGACGTGGCCCGCAAATATCCCGACTTCCCGGTGGTGCTGGAGACCATCCGCGAATGCCTGCAGGACGTCTACGACGTGCCCGCCCTGGTCGCGCTGATGGCCGGCATCGCCCAGCGCAAGGTGCGGGTGGTGGAAGCGGAAACGCCGCGGCCGTCCCCGTTCGCGGCGTCCCTGCTGTTCGGCTACGTCGGCGCGTTCATGTACGAGGGCGACACCCCGCTGGCCGAGCGCCGGGCCGCCGCGCTGTCGCTGGACAGCACGCTGCTGGCCGAACTGCTCGGCCGCGTCGAGCTGCGCGAGCTGCTCGACCCGGACGTCATCGCCGCGACCGGCCGCCAGCTGCAGCACCTGTCGGAGGACCGCGCCGTCCGCGACGCCGAAGGCGTCGCGGACCTGCTGCGGCTGCTGGGCCCGATGACCGAGGAGGAGGTCGCGGCGCGGGCCGGCGGCGCCGAGGTGGGCGGCTGGCTGGAGGGCCTGCTCGCGGCGCGGCGGGCGCTGCCGGTGTCGTTCGCCGGCCGCAGCTGGTGGGTGGCCATCGAGGACATCGGCCGGCTGCGCGACGGGGTCGGGGCGCCGGTTCCGCTGGGCGTGCCGGCAGCCTTCACCGAGGCGGTGGCCGACCCGCTGGGCGAGCTGCTGGGCCGCTACGCGCGCACCCACACCCCGTTCACCACCGCGGAGGCCGCCGCCCGGTTCGGGCTGGGGCTGCGGGTGACGGCCGACGTGCTGGGCCGGCTGGCCGCCGACGGCCGCCTGGTCCGCGGCGACTTCATCGCCGCCGCCGAGATCGCATCCGGAGGCGAACAGTGGTGCGACGCAGAGGTTTTGCGCGTGTTGCGGCGGCGATCGCTGGCCGCGCTGCGCGCGCAGGTCGAACCGGTGAGCACCGCCGCGTACGGCCGCTTCCTGCCGGCCTGGCACCAGGTACCCGGCGGGCACTCCGGGCTGGACGGGCTGATGTCCGTGATCGACCAGCTTGCCGGTGTCCGGCTGCCGGCCTCGGCGATCGAACCGCTGGTGCTGGGTCCCCGGGTGCGGGACTACTCCCCCGCCATGCTCGACGAGCTGCTCGCCACCGGCGAAGTGACCTGGTCGGGCGCCGGGTCGATCTCGGCCGGCGACGGCTGGGTCGCGCTGCACGTTAGTGAATCCGCGCCGCTGACCCTGGCCGGGCCCGCCGACATCGACTTCACCGACGCCCACCGCGCGATCCTGGACACGCTGGCCGGCGGCGGCGCGTACTTCTTCCGCCAACTGGCGCAGAGTCCGATCCCGGACGCAGAGCTGAAAACCGCATTGTGGGAACTGATTTGGGCCGGTTGGGTCACCGGCGACACGTTCGCCCCGGTGCGCGCCGTGCTCGGTGGCGTGGGGAACCGCAGGCGCTCGGCCCCGGCGCACCGGTCACATCGGCCGCCGCGGCTGAGCCGATACAGCGTCGCGCACGCGCAATCCCGACCGACCGACCCGACGGTGGCGGGCCGATGGTCGGCCGTGAGCGCCCCCGAGCCGGATTCCACGGTGCGCGCCCACTACCAGGCGGAGTTGCTGCTCGGCCGCCACGGCGTGCTGACCCGGGGCGCGGTGGCGACCGAGGGCGTCACCGGCGGGTTCGCCACGCTGTACAAGGTGCTGAGCACCTTCGAGGAAGCCGGCCGCTGCCAGCGCGGCTACTTCGTCGAGTCGTTGGGCGGCGCGCAGTTCGCCGTCGCGTCGACCGTCGACCGGCTACGCAGCTACAGCGAGGGCATCGACCCCGAGCGACCGGAATACCGGGCGGTCGTGCTGGCCGCCGCCGACCCGGCCAATCCCTACGGCGCCGCGCTGCCGTGGCCCGCCTCGAGCGGCGACGGTGCGCGGCCGGGCCGCAAGGCCGGCGCGCTCGTCGTGCTGGTGGACGGCCACCTGGGCTGGTTCCTCGAGCGCGGCGGACGGTCACTGCTCACCTTCACCGACGACCCCGCGGCCCACGGCGCGGCGGCCGCGGCGCTGGCCGACCTGGTCTCCTCCCGGCGCGTCGCGTCGATCCTGGTAGAGCGCATCGACGGGACGCCCGCGCTGCAGCCCCAGCCCGGGGGGCCGAACCCGGTCGCCGAGGCGCTGGCCGAGGCCGGGTTCGCCCGCACACCGCGCGGGCTTCGGCTCCGGTAA
- the istB gene encoding IS21-like element helper ATPase IstB, with product MSTTRRPDATPAVKPIEVSADLKALMRRLKLGRLLDTLPERLALARSNRLPHHDFLEMLLADEVTRRDRESAARRAKTAQLDPQMQLQAWDDTAAVSYDRQLWAELTSLRFLADAYNVLIMGPVGVGKTFLANALGHIAVRRHHSVHTERADKLFKRLRGARLDGSYEDEMRKLHRVELLIIDDLALHRLEATETNDFYELIVERHRTASTVITSNREPPEILTMMADPLLAQSAMDRLQSAAYELVVEGESYRQRQKPRPRKPVNSDQPN from the coding sequence ATGAGCACAACCCGCCGCCCCGATGCCACCCCCGCGGTCAAGCCGATCGAGGTGTCTGCAGACCTCAAAGCGCTGATGCGCCGCCTCAAGCTCGGCCGCCTGCTCGACACCCTGCCCGAACGGCTCGCGCTGGCACGATCGAATCGGCTGCCACACCACGACTTCCTGGAAATGCTGCTAGCCGATGAGGTCACCCGCCGCGACCGCGAGTCCGCCGCCCGCCGCGCCAAGACAGCACAATTGGATCCGCAGATGCAGCTGCAGGCCTGGGATGACACCGCCGCGGTCAGCTACGACCGCCAACTATGGGCAGAGTTGACCTCGCTGCGGTTTCTGGCCGACGCCTACAACGTGCTCATCATGGGACCGGTCGGAGTCGGAAAAACGTTCCTGGCCAACGCATTAGGCCACATCGCCGTGCGACGTCACCACAGCGTGCATACCGAACGCGCCGACAAACTGTTCAAACGCCTCCGCGGAGCACGGCTAGACGGCAGCTATGAAGACGAGATGCGCAAACTACACCGCGTCGAGCTGCTCATCATCGATGACCTCGCGTTGCACCGGCTTGAGGCCACCGAGACCAATGACTTCTACGAGCTCATCGTGGAACGCCACCGCACCGCATCAACGGTCATCACCAGCAACCGCGAACCACCGGAGATCCTCACCATGATGGCCGACCCACTCCTGGCCCAGTCGGCGATGGACCGGCTCCAATCCGCGGCCTACGAACTCGTCGTCGAGGGCGAGTCCTACCGGCAACGCCAGAAACCCCGTCCTCGAAAGCCGGTCAATTCGGACCAGCCGAATTGA
- a CDS encoding TetR/AcrR family transcriptional regulator, with product MAKPAPSWSLIPGSRQARRRLSPEDRRAELLALGAEVFGKRPYDEVRIDEIAERAGVSRALMYHYFPDKRAFFAAVVKDEADRLYETTNMDGAAGLTMYEEVRNGVMAYMAYHEQNPEAAWAAYVGLGRSDPVLLGVDDEAKNRQLEHIMSRIHDLVANISGAKLETEVERDLRVICHGWLAFTFELCRQRIIDPMIKAERLADACAHSLFDAIARVPQIPEELSHAMATARIQPS from the coding sequence ATGGCAAAACCGGCGCCGAGCTGGTCCCTTATTCCTGGCAGCCGACAAGCCCGAAGGCGCTTGTCCCCGGAGGATAGACGCGCTGAGCTGCTCGCTTTGGGGGCAGAAGTCTTCGGAAAGCGACCCTACGACGAGGTGCGCATCGACGAGATCGCCGAGCGCGCCGGCGTCTCCCGGGCGCTGATGTACCACTACTTTCCCGACAAGCGGGCCTTCTTCGCCGCGGTGGTCAAGGACGAGGCCGACCGGCTGTACGAGACCACCAACATGGACGGCGCCGCCGGCCTGACCATGTACGAAGAGGTGCGGAACGGGGTTATGGCCTACATGGCCTACCACGAGCAGAATCCCGAAGCCGCGTGGGCCGCCTACGTCGGGCTGGGCCGGTCGGACCCGGTTCTGCTGGGCGTCGACGACGAGGCCAAGAACCGCCAACTCGAACACATCATGAGCCGCATCCACGACCTGGTCGCCAACATCTCCGGGGCCAAGCTGGAGACCGAGGTGGAGCGGGACCTCCGGGTGATCTGTCACGGCTGGCTGGCATTCACCTTCGAGCTGTGCCGCCAGCGCATCATCGATCCCATGATCAAGGCCGAGCGCCTCGCCGATGCCTGCGCGCACTCGCTGTTCGACGCCATCGCCCGGGTGCCGCAGATCCCGGAGGAACTGTCCCACGCGATGGCGACGGCCCGAATCCAGCCGAGCTAG
- the istA gene encoding IS21 family transposase: MSYREVSVIEVREMLRLWLQGHGLREVARLSGTDRKTVRRYVDRARACGLDRDGDGCQLTDELLAAVIAGVRPSRPNGKSQAWETIAAQHEQIKAWLKQDLTLTKVHTLLGRRGVVVSYRTLHRYATTELGFGIRQATVPVADCEPGAELQVDFGRLGMLTDAADGRRRVVQGLIFTAVYSRHMFVWPTYRQTLHEVIAGFEAAWAFFGGVFAVAIPDNMKAIVDKADATDPKLNDAFREYAQARGFVVDPTRIRSPRDKPRVERCVQYVRSNFFAGEDFRNLSDCRARAEQWCGQVAGMRIHGTTRLRPAEVFATDELPHLKPAPDEVFDIPTWSRPKVAPDRHVQVAKALYSVPGELIGRRLDARVDARTVKLYWRGELIKVHPVMAPGRRHTDPADLPAEVSVYAMRDINTLQRKASAHGQHVGAYAAAVLEHPLPWTKMRQVYRLLGLVRRHGADAVDDACQRALDAEVIDVGLIERMLTRGAGAQLPLIPNPPQASRFVRAATDFAVRRPS, encoded by the coding sequence ATGAGCTACCGGGAGGTGTCGGTGATCGAAGTCAGGGAGATGCTGCGGTTGTGGCTGCAGGGTCATGGGTTGCGCGAGGTGGCCCGGTTATCGGGCACGGACCGCAAAACGGTGCGCCGGTATGTGGACCGCGCCCGCGCGTGCGGGCTGGACCGTGACGGCGACGGGTGTCAGTTGACCGACGAGCTGTTGGCGGCGGTGATCGCCGGCGTGCGGCCGAGTCGGCCCAACGGCAAGAGCCAGGCCTGGGAGACCATCGCCGCCCAGCACGAGCAGATCAAGGCGTGGCTGAAGCAAGACTTGACTCTGACGAAGGTGCACACGCTGCTTGGGCGTCGGGGCGTGGTGGTGTCGTATCGAACGTTGCATCGCTATGCCACAACGGAATTGGGGTTCGGGATTCGGCAGGCCACGGTGCCGGTGGCCGATTGCGAGCCCGGTGCTGAACTGCAGGTCGATTTCGGTCGGCTCGGAATGCTCACTGATGCCGCGGATGGCCGCCGGCGGGTAGTGCAGGGGTTGATCTTCACTGCGGTGTATTCGCGGCACATGTTCGTCTGGCCGACCTACCGGCAGACGCTTCACGAGGTGATCGCCGGGTTTGAGGCCGCGTGGGCATTCTTCGGCGGGGTGTTCGCGGTGGCGATCCCCGACAACATGAAGGCCATCGTCGACAAGGCTGATGCGACCGATCCGAAACTTAATGACGCCTTCCGCGAATACGCTCAGGCGCGGGGCTTCGTCGTGGACCCCACCCGCATCCGCAGCCCGCGCGACAAGCCTAGGGTTGAGCGCTGTGTCCAATATGTTCGGTCGAATTTCTTTGCTGGAGAAGACTTTCGGAATCTGAGTGACTGCCGGGCACGAGCCGAGCAGTGGTGTGGGCAGGTGGCGGGGATGCGGATACACGGCACCACTCGGCTGCGCCCGGCCGAGGTATTCGCCACCGACGAGCTACCCCACCTCAAACCGGCACCCGACGAGGTGTTCGACATCCCGACCTGGAGCCGGCCCAAGGTGGCTCCCGATCGGCACGTGCAGGTCGCCAAGGCGCTCTACAGCGTTCCCGGTGAGCTGATTGGGCGCCGGCTGGATGCCCGGGTGGATGCGCGCACGGTGAAGCTGTATTGGCGCGGTGAGCTGATCAAGGTCCATCCGGTCATGGCGCCAGGACGCCGCCATACCGACCCCGCTGATCTACCGGCCGAGGTGTCGGTCTATGCGATGCGAGATATCAACACCTTGCAGCGCAAGGCATCCGCACACGGGCAGCATGTCGGCGCCTACGCGGCGGCGGTGCTGGAGCATCCGCTGCCGTGGACCAAGATGCGCCAGGTCTACCGACTCCTGGGACTGGTGCGCCGCCACGGCGCCGACGCGGTCGATGACGCCTGCCAGCGCGCGCTGGACGCCGAGGTCATCGACGTCGGGCTGATCGAGCGCATGCTTACCCGCGGTGCCGGCGCACAGCTGCCGCTGATCCCGAACCCGCCGCAGGCGTCGCGGTTCGTCCGCGCGGCCACCGACTTCGCGGTGCGCAGGCCCTCATGA